A single window of Gossypium hirsutum isolate 1008001.06 chromosome A10, Gossypium_hirsutum_v2.1, whole genome shotgun sequence DNA harbors:
- the LOC121207589 gene encoding two-component response regulator ORR10 — protein MGMAIDRDDTQFHVLAVDDSLIDRKLIERLLKTSSFQVTAVDSGSKALEFLGLNNNDADDDEEYEQRDSNTESVSSDEDQDHQDLGLGVNLIITDYCMPGMTGYDLLKKIKKSSSFKDIPVVIMSSENIPSRINRCLEDGAEEFFLKPVQLSDVNKLRPHLMKGRSKDIDSSHKTTSTRLISSGN, from the exons ATGGGTATGGCTATTGATCGTGATGACACCCAGTTTCATGTTCTTGCTGTTGATGATAGTCTCATTGATAGGAAGCTCATTGAAAGGCTCCTCAAGACTTCCTCTTTCCAAG TTACTGCTGTGGATTCTGGAAGTAAAGCATTGGAGTTTCTTGGATTGAATAATAATGATGctgatgatgatgaagaatatGAACAAAGGGATTCAAACACTGAATCTGTTTCGTCTGATGAAGATCAAGATCATCAAGATTTGGGATTGGGGGTGAATTTGATTATCACTGATTATTGTATGCCTGGGATGACTGGCTATGATCTTTTGAAAAAGATCAAAAAATCTTCATCTTTCAAAGACATACCAGTTGTCATCATGTCTTCTGAGAATATCCCATCGAGAATCAACAGATGCTTGGAAGATGGAGCTGAAGAATTCTTTTTGAAACCAGTTCAATTATCTGATGTAAACAAGCTCAGGCCTCACCTGATGAAAGGAAGATCTAAAGACATTGATTCCTCTCATAAAACAACATCCACTCGTTTGATTTCCTCTGGAAATTAA